One Purpureocillium takamizusanense chromosome 1, complete sequence genomic window carries:
- the SLA1 gene encoding cytoskeletal protein binding protein (BUSCO:EOG09261404~EggNog:ENOG503NXRA~COG:T), whose translation MGFLGVYRALYDYAPQAEGELAMSEGDVLYVLDNNGDDGWWKAKKKAGADDDEEPEGLIPNNYVEPATALSHARAIYEYTRQTDEELSFSEDAILDIYDTSDPDWILAGLDGEFGFVPSNYIEAQGSPSGPQTASPAAPPALPARPASITATPESQRDAGPTSPLNSPAAALAGVMHGRAPAQLATPSPPPQPARPALRQDELHASDDDEESMRSPTLPSRPRHAPTADERSRDFAAPPREVATAADEPYRTPGGFHLYNINEMVSVMGKRKKMPTTLGINLKTGTILIAPERAQDDPAQEWTADKMTHYSREGKHVFMELVRPSKSIDFHAGAKDTAEEIVGALGELAGAVRAEGLREVIMAGSHRSQRKGQVLYDFMAQGDDEVTVAAGDEVAVLDDSKSDEWWQVRRLKNGKQGVVPSSYIEVTGTITPPPAASGSGLDSARATVEQNRLEEIRLTKEAIKASKEPQQVGPGMPLSTRGSSLAARDHGSNSEQQRGRRENGRGDGASHSKSKSKPDSSKVRVWTDRSGSFSVEAQFLGLKDGKIHLHKVNGVKIAVPVAKMSRADLEYVENTTGISLDDDKPLADIKRAKSGDKRPSDVGASVGKSDKPEYDWFQFFLSCDVAVGLCERYAQAFLRDSMDESVLPDVNATILRTLGLREGDIIKVMRTLDAKYGRDRSKAGADGDVGTGGLFSGPGGALRNNTRKGRPAPAVQAGDVVDAAAFSKNGTSRPTLDDDAQSTAASGPPKSSPPPASGFDDDAWDLKPRPQETTSKGSKQAQTASPPATTSKPAAPALTGSMQELSLLSEPLQPTRTEPPPAPTRVLGQPAEQQQALPGASPSFFSTVPKPGQPSSPKALARQRPAPPPLSSNPASLVPPPHQRPLSAPQSAQPALFPPPAMAPQMTGSVQSQVAPPGQSLSDLAQARLQQQYASQLQQQQQQLQPAMTGYANLQPQGMSPFQSSGAGQFMQPMMTGMPGASPFADPGRPGQFSHVQTQPTGFQQPYQTSMPSYPHMTGPSGSINSFLPPALEPQRTGATPLVYPQQTGAVGGSFTQPLQPQKTGPPPPVRFGVSAETKKLTPQQTGRRANLSQATPQNPFGF comes from the exons ATGGGATTCCTCGGCGTCTACCGCGCGCTGTACGATTATGCACCCCAGGCTGAGGGAGAGCTTGCCATGAGCGAGGGTGATGTGCTCTACGTGCTCGAcaacaacggcgacgacggctggtGGAAGGCTAAGAAGAAGGctggtgccgacgacgacgaagagccAGAGGGTCTCATCCCAAACAATTATGTTGAGCCT GCAACTGCCCTGAGCCATGCGAGAGCCATATACGAGTACACCCGAcagacggacgaggagctgtcGTTTTCCGAAGACGCCATCTTAGACATATACGACACGTCTGACCCCGACTGGATCCTCGCTGGGCTGGACGGTGAATTCGGCTTCGTGCCCTCCAACTACATTGAGGCCCAGGGGTCTCCCTCGGGTCCACAAACGGCGTCCCCAGctgcccccccggccctgccggcgaggcccgccTCGATAACAGCAACGCCGGAAAGCCAACGTGATGCCGGgcccacgtcgccgctgaacagccccgcggcggcgttggctgGTGTCATGCACGGCCGAGCCCCGGCACAGCTTGCCactccgtctcctcctccccaacCCGCGCGACCCGCCCTTCGGCAGGACGAGTTGCACGCctcggatgacgacgaggaatCGATGAGGTCTCCAACGTTGCCGTCCCGACCTAGACATGCGCcgaccgccgacgagcgAAGCCGTGACttcgcagcgccgcccagggaAGTAGCAACGGCCGCTGATGAGCCGTATCGTACGCCGGGTGGTTTCCACTTGTACAACATCAACGAGATGGTGTCCGTGATGGGAAAGCGGAAGAAGATGCCTACTACGCTGGGTATCAACCTCAAGACTGGCACAATTCTAATAGCCCCTGAACGGGCGCAGGACGACCCTGCCCAGGAGTGGACGGCCGACAAGATGACGCACTACTCACGAGAGGGTAAGCATGTCTTTATGGAGTTGGTTCGTCCCAGCAAAAGCATCGACTTtcacgccggcgccaaagACACAGCAGAAGAGATCGTGGGTGCTCTTGGCGAGCTAGCCGGTGCGGTTCGTGCTGAGGGACTACGTGAAGTCATTATGGCAGGGTCACATCGCAGCCAGCGAAAGGGCCAAGTGCTGTACGATTTTATGGCTCAAGGCGATGATGAAGTGACagtggccgcgggcgacgaagttgccgtcctcgacgattCCAAGAGTGACGAGTGGTGGCAGGTTCGTCGCCTCAAGAATGGTAAACAGGGCGTTGTGCCCAGCAGCTACATTGAAGTTACAGGGACAATCACACCCCCTCCAGCCGCATCTGGCTCTGGCCTTGACTCCGCCAGGGCCACGGTCGAGCAGAACCGACTTGAGGAGATAAGACTCACCAAAGAAGCGATCAAGGCGAGCAAAGAGCCGCAACAGGTAGGGCCAGGAATGCCCCTCTCCACAAGAGGCAGCAGCCTCGCGGCCAGAGATCATGGTAGTAATTCGGAacagcagcgcggccgccgcgagaaTGGACGGGGCGATGGCGCCAGCCATTCCAAGAGCAAATCTA AACCTGATTCATCCAAAGTCAGGGTTTGGACGGATCGATCTGGCTCCTTCAGTGTCGAAGCACAGTTTCTCGGACTCAAGGACGGCAAAATTCACCTGCACAAGGTGAATGGCGTCAAGATCGCCGTGCCCGTTGCCAAGATGTCGCGGGCGGATCTCGAGTATGTCGAGAATACGACTGGCATATCCTTGGATGATGACAAGCCGCTAGCCGACATCAAGAGGGCCAAGTCGGGCGATAAGCGGCCGTCTGATGTGGGTGCCTCCGTGGGCAAGAGTGACAAGCCCGAGTACGATTGGTTCCAGTTCTTCTTATCATGCGACGTTGCCGTGGGCCTCTGCGAGCGCTACGCCCAGGCCTTCCTCAGGGATTCCATGGACGAAAGTGTGTTGCCGGACGTCAACGCAACGATCCTTCGGACACTGGGTCTCCGCGAGGGGGACATCATCAAGGTCATGCGGACGCTGGACGCCAAATATGGTCGTGATCGGAGCAAAGCAGGGGCGGACGGAGATGTTGGGACTGGCGGGCTCTTTTCGGGCCCTGGAGGTGCCCTGCGGAATAACACGCGCAAGGGTCGCCCCGCTCCAGCTGTCCAGGCGggagacgtcgtcgatgctgctgctttctCCAAGAACGGCACCTCACGACCcaccctcgacgacgacgcacagTCTACAGCAGCGAGCGGCCCTCCCAAGTCGAGCCCCCCTCCGGCGAGCGGGTTTGACGATGATGCGTGGGACCTGAAGCCGCGACCCCAAGAGACGACATCCAAGGGCTCCAAGCAGGCGCAGACGGCGTCCCCGCCAGCTACGACTTCCAAGCCGGCCGCACCGGCGCTGACCGGCTCGATGCAGGAGCTTTCTCTTCTGTCGGAGCCTCTTCAGCCCACCAGGACTGAGCCACCTCCCGCACCTACGAGAGTCTTGGGCCAGCcggcagagcagcagcaggcgctccCTGGCGCGAGCCCGTCCTTCTTCTCCACCGTGCCAAAGCCAGggcagccgtcgtcgcccaagGCTCTGGCTAGGCAGCGGCCAGCTcccccgccgctgtcgtcgaaCCCGGCCTCCCTAgttccccctccccatcagAGACCCTTATCCGCGCCCCAATCTGCGCAGCCCGCCTTGTTTCCGCcccccgccatggcccctCAGATGACAGGATCGGTTCAGTCACAGGTGGCGCCCCCCGGCCAAAGCCTGAGTGACCTCGCCCAGGCGAGGCTGCAACAGCAGTACGCGtcgcagctccagcagcagcagcagcaacttCAGCCTGCGATGACAGGCTACGCCAACCTCCAGCCTCAAGGCATGAGCCCGTTCCAgtccagcggcgccggccaatTTATGCAGCCCATGATGACCGGCATGCCTGGAGCGAGCCCCTTTGCCGATCCCGGTCGGCCTGGCCAATTTTCCCATGTTCAAACTCAGCCTACAGGGTTCCAGCAACCATATCAGACCAGCATGCCTTCATATCCTCACATGACTGGTCCTTCTGGCTCCATCAACAGCTTCCTTCCCCCGGCTCTGGAGCCTCAGCGGACAGGCGCGACACCCTTAGTGTACCCACAACAAACGGGTGCCGTTGGAGGCAGCTTTACCCAGCCATTACAACCGCAGAAGACgggaccaccaccgccggtCCGTTTCGGAGTGTCAGCGGAAACGAAGAAATTGACGCCGCAGCAGACCGGACGGAGGGCGAACCTGTCTCAAGCAA CTCCGCAGAACCCTTTCGGCTTCTGA
- a CDS encoding uncharacterized protein (TransMembrane:7 (o36-58i78-98o110-130i137-159o165-188i200-217o258-280i)~EggNog:ENOG503NWZ1~COG:T), producing the protein MRDPFFIAPIPWLTGLVEPWCQRLGLPTLPLHVHEVLAAALLYSVIFWPLSPIISSMLAPRHYAKLPRKRRLNWDAHVVSMFQSVLINGLAIWVLLADDERRSMDWEERVWGYTGAAGMIQALAAGYFVWDLFVTSLNLDVFGLGTLAHAIAALLVYALGFRPFVNYYGCIFILWELSTPFLNVHWFMDKLDMTGTRAQLYNGFLLLFSFFSCRLLYGTYQSLLAFRDILAAINSHPNPGPRASPVMAFANDDSTVPYWLAAVYLASNLTLNGLNFYWFVMMIKAVRKRFEPGKQPITEVEVDLASVASGVSSDRKTQPQRRRG; encoded by the exons ATGAGGGACCCTTTTTTCATCGCGCCAATCCCTTGGCTCACAGGCTTGGTTGAGCCATGGtgccagcgcctcggccttcCTACGCTCCCGCTGCACGTCcacgaggtcctcgccgccgccctcctaTACTCGGTAATCTTCTGGCCCCTCTCGCCCATCATCTCCAGTATGCTCGCCCCGCGTCACTATGCCAAGCTGCCGCGCAAGAGGCGCCTCAATTGGGATGCCCATGTCGTCTCCATGTTCCAGAGCGTTCTCATCAATGGCCTCGCCATCTGGGTCTTGTtggccgacgatgagcgcCGCTCCATGGACTGGGAGGAGCGCGTATGGGGATATACGGGGGCTGCAGGCATGATTCAGGCACTGGCTGCCGGCTACTTTGTTTGGGATCTTTTCGTCACCAGCTTGAACCTTGATGTCTTTGGCTTGGGCACCCTGGCCCACGCCATCGCAGCACTGCTCGTCTATGCCCTCGGCTTC CGGCCCTTCGTCAACTACTATGGCTGCATCTTCATCTTGTGGGAGCTTTCTACTCCCTTCCTCAATGTTCACTGGTTCATGGACAAGCTTGACATGACGGGCACTCGCGCCCAGCTTTACAACGGCTTTCTCCTGCTCTTCAGCTTTTTTTCCTGCCGCCTCCTCTATGGCACCTACCAGTCCTTGCTTGCCTTCCGCGACatcttggccgccatcaaTAGCCACCCGAACCCCGGACCTCGTGCCAGCCCTGTCATGGCCTTCGCCAACGACGACTCCACTGTCCCCTATTGGCTTGCAGCCGTCTATCTCGCCAGCAACCTCACACTCAACGGCCTCAACTTTTATTGGTTCGTCATGATGATCAAGGCCGTACGGAAGCGCTTCGAACCAGGAAAGCAGCCTATCaccgaggtcgaggtggaTCTTGCCTCCGTCGCGTCCGGAGTCTCGAGCGATCGCAAGACTCAACCCCAGCGACGTAGAGGTTGA
- a CDS encoding uncharacterized protein (COG:U~EggNog:ENOG503NU7N), with protein MAENLGELLNLEPARQDTTTLAYLSHLAELSVDDLRSSEPQRLSQASQSLLLSVQALSKRSLKLVVDSAASHASLRRALPAMAESVHELSQAIPRLDREAEAFSAAFGKAGESALVARRKQALRLLHNSERLVDVMELPALLQSAVKASPGGYSTTLDLYAHVRRLASLYPASPLVSSVLSEADAAVRQMAADLLVALKAPGLKLAAALRTVGWLKRIVPDLVSSTPGDDALPALFLVCRLTTLLTTLAALEPLRELADEEQLRQANSAQAWSGGQQTERFLKRFIEVFREHSFGIVSMSKSVDASFAAPATLPAHDDPLRTLPSALSTLPLHLVGLLLEALRTHLPTVRDQASRDSIITQVLYCAGSLGRLGADFSMLLAVVGVDEWAELVRRHRLLAGRLESVIGDYRGHAAAPSSPAITAASR; from the coding sequence atggccgagaaccttggcgagctgctcaacCTTGAGCCCGCCCGGCAGGACACGACCACGCTGGCCTACCTGTcgcacctcgccgagctctccgtcgacgacctccGCTCATCAGAGCCCCAGCGCCTTTCGCAAGCGTCTCAATCGCTGCTTCTTTCCGTGCAGGCCCTGTCCAAGAGGTCTCTGAAGCTCGTAGTCGACTCCGCCGCGAGCCATGCCTCGCTACGCCGGGCCTTGCCGGCCATGGCTGAGAGCGTCCACGAGCTTTCCCAGGCCATCCCGCGCCTTGatcgcgaggccgaggccttCTCTGCCGCATTTGGCAAGGCCGGCGAgagcgccctcgtcgcccgcagGAAGCAGGCTCTGCGGCTGTTGCACAACTcggagcgcctcgtcgatgtCATGGAGCTCCCAGCCCTCCTTCAGTCGGCGGTCAAGGCCAGCCCCGGCGGCTACTCAACCACCCTTGATCTCTACGCCCACGTGCGCCGTCTGGCCTCTCTCTACCCCGCGTCTCCCCTCGTTTCCTCCGTTCTGTCCGAGGCAGACGCCGCGGTTCGCCAGATGGCTGCAGACCTACTTGTTGCCCTCAAGGCGCCTGGCCTAAAGCTagccgccgccttgcgcaCTGTCGGCTGGCTCAAGCGCATCGTGCCCGACCTCGTCTCCAGCACccctggcgacgacgccctcccGGCGCTGTTTCTCGTCTGTCGCCTGACGACTCTCCTGACtacgctcgccgccctcgaacCGTTACGTGagcttgccgacgaggagcaatTGCGTCAAGCCAATTCTGCACAAGCCTGGTCTGGCGGTCAGCAGACGGAGCGCTTTCTCAAGCGTTTCATCGAAGTGTTTCGCGAGCACAGCTTTGGCATCGTGTCCATGTCCAAAAGCGTCGACGCTAGTTTCGCTGCGCCGGCAACCCTTCCTGCGCATGACGACCCTCTGCGCACGCTGCCTTCAGCACTGTCCacgctgccgctgcacctTGTTGGCTTGTTACTTGAGGCACTACGCACCCATCTCCCCACCGTCAGGGACCAGGCCTCACGCGACAGCATCATTACACAGGTGCTTTATTGCGCAGGCAGCCTGGGGAGGCTCGGCGCTGACTTCAGCATgcttctcgccgtcgtcggcgttgacGAGTGGGCCGAACTTGTCAGGCGTCATCGCTTGCTGGCTGGACGCCTCGAATCGGTCATAGGTGACTACCGCGGgcacgcagcagcgccatcctcgccggccatTACCGCTGCAAGTCGCTGA
- a CDS encoding uncharacterized protein (EggNog:ENOG503NYKI~COG:C): MSDARAPARAKSGRHFVSGLGSGMASAIILQPLDLLKTRVQQSGRSSLTDSLREIRRSPHLVQSLWRGTVPSALRTGFGSALYFTSLNAIRQRVQRSSMGARAQNQSASSALPSISNAANLASGALARTFAGFVLMPLTVIKVRFESDMYSYPSIWAAARDIRRVDGVRGFFSGFGATAIRDAPYAGLYVLFYEMLKTHLGALATPQENHNRQPASMRAWVASSVNFSSAILAGAACSAISNPFDAVKTRIQLQPRQYRNVLQAGYRMVAEDGFRSLWNGLALRMSRKALSSALAWTVYEELIRR; encoded by the exons ATGAGTGATGCCCGGGCACCCGCGCGGGCCAAGTCAG GGCGTCACTTCGTCTCCGGGCTTGGCTCCGGCATGGCGTCGGCCATTATCCTGCAGCCCCTCGACCTCTTGAAGACAAGAGTGCAACAATCAGGCCGTTCTTCTCTAACAGATTCTTTGCGCGAGATTCGGCGGTCGCCGCATCTGGTCCAAAGCCTATGGAGGGGTACGGTACCCTCGGCCTTGCGCACCGGCTTCGGATCCGCCCTGTACTTTACGTCCCTCAATGCCATCCGCCAGCGCGTGCAACGAAGCTCCATGGGGGCCCGCGCGCAGAATCAGAGTGCCTCTTCGGCTCTACCGTCAATATCCAACGCAGCCAACCTTGCCTCTGGCGCACTCGCCAGGACCTTTGCCGGCTTTGTCCTCATGCCACTTACGGTCATCAAGGTGCGGTTCGAGTCGGATATGTACTCCTACCCCTCCatctgggccgccgcccgtgatATTCGTCGAGTGGATGGCGTCCGCGGATTCTTCTCCGGCTtcggcgccacggccatcCGGGACGCTCCTTACGCCGGCCTGTATGTACTCTTCTACGAGATGCTCAAGACGCACCTCGGTGCCCTAGCAACGCCGCAAGAGAACCATAATCGTCAGCCCGCCAGTATGAGAGCATGGGTCGCAAGTTCTGTCAACTTCAGCTCGGCCATATTGGCCGGCGCAGCTTGCTCCGCAATCTCCAATCCtttcgacgccgtcaagacGAGGATACAGCTTCAACCCCGGCAATACCGGAATGTATTGCAAGCTGGCTACCGCATGGTTGCCGAGGACGGCTTCCGGTCCTTGTGGAATGGACTGGCTCTGCGAATGAGTCGCAAGGCCCTCAGCTCAGCCTTGGCATGGACCGTCTACGAGGAGCTCATACGCAGGTGA
- a CDS encoding uncharacterized protein (EggNog:ENOG503P128~COG:S) — protein MSSYFDDEEDVDIHVRHRGHSPRPVRYVQSPPRPRSYYGVPAGPSYLVPEQHTTVVARSRSRSRDRRPSPPQPAPANPVIINNRFYNEYSSDDDEDHRRRGQVARRHHRHSSGSRSRSRSRSSAYKTREEWEAEQARRELEQMRLAHSRDKDERRLAKEYRDEAELQRAKRELDEIKKREARAEDEKRIKRELELKRLKEEEEAAEQKKRRDKEAAEAVERYKKAEADRMAKEAKQKAEADMEYKRRLQEDLLKSGLDEKAIAAIIEKKKVPEVSQPGDRPTYTRMARRHLSIETLRTFRVDFDVDTDPEYLLIKRWVPEWEQEEFWMHTRTIREKRTSGGTLLIEEKKHRHLEPEFEWVRKKHDRKRSKSPGVLMYLAGGRPR, from the exons ATGAGTAGCtacttcgacgacgaggaagacgttGACATCCACGTCCGACACCGCGGGCACTcgccccgccccgtccgCTATGTGCAGAGCCCCCCCCGACCCCGGAGCTACTATGGGGTCCCCGCCGGGCCCAGCTATCTCGTTCCAGAGCAGCACACCACTGTTGTGGCCCGCTCCCGTTCCCGCTCCCGCGACCGTCGCCCGAGCCCTCcgcagcccgccccggccaACCCCGTCATCATTAACAACCGCTTCTACAACGAGTACTCgtccgatgacgacgaagaccaccgccgtcgcggccaggtagctcgccgtcaccaccgtcACAGCTCCGGTTCTCGCTCGCGCTCTCGTTCGCGATCGTCTGCATACAAGACTCGTGAGGAGTGGGAAGCCGAGCAGGCGCGCCGGGAGCTCGAGCAGATGCGACTAGCTCATTCCCGCGACAAGGATGAGCGGCGCCTGGCTAAGGAGTatcgcgacgaggccgagcttcAGCGTGCTAAGCGGGAGCTCGACGAGATCAAGAAGCGGGAGGCTcgtgccgaggacgagaagcgcaTCAAGCGCGAGCTGGAGTTGAAGCGCctcaaggaagaggaggaggcggctgaGCAAAAGAAGCGACGAGACAAggaggctgccgaggccgtcgagcgctATAAGAAGGCAGAAGCGGACCGGATGGCCAAGGAAGCCAAGCAAAAGGCGGAGGCCGACATGGAATAcaagcgccgcctccaggaAGACCTCCTCAAGTCGGGACTGGACGAGAAAGCAATTGCTGCCATTATCGAAAAAAAGAAGGTCCCCGAAGTGTCCCAACCCGGTGACCGCCCCACCTACACACGCATGGCACGGCGTCACTTGTCGATTGAGACGCTGCGGACGTTCAGGGTGGACTTTGATGTGGATACG GACCCGGAGTATCTACTGATCAAGCGGTGGGTGCCCGAGTGGGAGCAAGAAGAGTTCTGGATGCACACAAGAACGATCCGTGAGAAGcgcacgagcggcggcacgcttctcatcgaggagaagaagcaccGTCACCTAGAGCCCGAGTTTGAATGGGTCCGCAAGAAGCACGACCGCAAGAGGAGCAAGTCACCGGGGGTTCTCATGTATTTGGCTGGAGGGCGTCCGAGGTGA